A window from Panulirus ornatus isolate Po-2019 chromosome 29, ASM3632096v1, whole genome shotgun sequence encodes these proteins:
- the LOC139758204 gene encoding uncharacterized protein, producing the protein MQAYPDFAVAAETSKKIKGKFARILKQAILNGEIEGEERYVIAISRAGHHQNHQNEMAEEKLLPVHPDIVQYITKLVTDDNITSPKMIKALVSQFSREHFSLDEMSSGDRCFYPIVKDIRTILRRILCNMQTSKFCQATLEEDVKVLTEEHELDQKIIVSSETLGIMDNMADNQDVEKHIFNMSEGYLTLILLQEPPDDGIVATHIVSAQDAKCELEKVTEIQTVSNISEDIDTVSSVRFRLLAALEQAVQQVTEVTSPQALKEALRYVEKASFVLESSLNK; encoded by the exons aTGCAG gcATATCCTGATTTTGCTGTTGCAGCAGAAACAAGCAAAAAGATAAAAGGGAAATTTGCAAGAATACTAAAACAAGCAATATTGAATGGTGAAATAGAGGGAGAAGAGCGGTATGTAATTGCTATTAGTCGAGCAGGACACCATCAGAATCACCAGAATGAAATGGCAGAGGAGAAACTACTTCCAGTACATCCTGATATTGTGCAGTATATTACTAAGCTAGTGACTGATGATAATATCACATCACCTAAGATGATAAAAGCTTTAGTGTCTCAGTTTTCTCGAGAGCATTTCAGTTTAGATGAAATGTCAAGTGGTGACAGATGCTTCTATCCTATTGTGAAAGACATAAGAACAATTCTAAGACGTATTTTATGTAATATGCAGACAAGTAAATTTTGTCAAGCTACTCTTGAAGAAGATGTTAAAGTGCTGACTGAGGAGCATGAACTTGATCAGAAAATCATTGTTAGTAGTGAAACCTTAGGCATTATGGACAACATGGCAGATAATCAAGATGTTGAAAAACATATTTTCAATATGTCGGAAGGTTATCTAACTCTAATCTTACTTCAGGAGCCTCCAGATGATGGGATTGTTGCAACACATATTGTTTCTGCTCAAGATGCTAAGTGTGAATTAGAAAAGGTCACAGAAATTCAGACTGTTTCAAATATATCAGAAGATATTGATACAGTCAGTTCCGTTCGTTTCAGGTTATTAGCAGCACTTGAACAAGCAGTACAGCAAGTGACCGAGGTCACCAGTCCACAGGCTCTTAAGGAAGCTCTGAGATATGTAGAGAAGGCATCATTTGTTTTAGAGTCATCACTAAACAAATGA